AGGTTATCGTTGGTGCTCTGTGTGCGAGTATCCTCCTCTAGCTCCACTGCTGGCCGCTTGACAGTGCCCTGATACTCACGTCTGGGCAGGCGTGCCGACAGCCGGTGGAACATGCCCCTGAAGGTGGCCCTGAATGCAGATGAGGAGAAGTAGTAGATGAAGGGGTTCAGGCAGGTGTTGAAGGTGCTGGTGAGCACAGCGTGCTTGCGCCACCCAGGACTCTCGCCAGTGATGAAGCCCACCACGTGCGACACGTTGTGGGGTCCATAGCAGACCGCAAAGATCACCATGGTGCCGAGGGCCAGGCCGATGGCTCTGCGACGCCGTTTGGTGCAGATGTTGGGCAGGCGGGAGAGGATGCGGATGAAGTTGATGTAGCAGAAGCAGCAGATGACGAGAGGCACACAGAACAGGACGACACACACCTGCAAGCGAAACGGCAGAAGAACTTTCAGCTGTTCTGAGTTGAAGTTATCAAAGCAGTATGTGCAGTCCTCGACTTCGGTCGTGTTGTGGTCGTGTTCGTGGTCATGGACGTGGTCATCGATATGGTCATGGACATGTCCACCGACATGGACATGGCTGTTGTCATAATAGTGCATGAAGTACACAATGCTGCACTCTGCCATGGAGATGGTCCATATGATGATGCTACCCACCACAGCATAGCACGGCTTTCTGTTTAATTTATATTTGACAGGGAAGGCAACCGCAAGGTAGCGCTCAACACTTATGGCCAGggacggactggacagtctggcatttgggcacatgccagaagggccgcggccTTTTAGATAACCTTCGCGGCCCTACCAAAGCTCGTTGCGGCCCCATAATCATACGTCTGAGATCTATGAAGTAAATATTACGCTGCCTGCGTTCAAATTTCTACTCAAACAGCGTTTTCTTGTCATCGTTTCgctatttataccactgacactgccatacattacacacgggcggtggcatattgatgggtgggtctcattatgtttcatgttgtatttttcctgaatatatattccaatgatgtaaaagtgttcaaaataatacaaaaaaaactatagcctacctatttatattttgcttttgtttgagacaactgtagtaaagcattgctttgtgggattttttttttaatttacgttcggttcccgccataagaaaaagaacgtaggcctaaagattcatcaacattctgaagcttgttgtagagaaaaactgacggtagatgtcgcgacgcgaatggacaattatagctatagggagggaaagtaatctcatcgccccctgctggcaacgttccaaccccctgcaacaaatgaatgttttttttctttgaaaaattacatctcggccctgacgacgaagtagaagtagtggcagtcatattatgggcatgttggcccgttttatcgaatcagg
This Engraulis encrasicolus isolate BLACKSEA-1 chromosome 10, IST_EnEncr_1.0, whole genome shotgun sequence DNA region includes the following protein-coding sequences:
- the LOC134457419 gene encoding free fatty acid receptor 2-like — encoded protein: MEDTGVILPVYVTTFILGLPANIVALYAFIRKARQGAAPVDVLLIGLTTSDLLFLIFLPLWMKAVVDNMKWEMAHFLCPLAGLIFYGTMYNSSFPSLAISVERYLAVAFPVKYKLNRKPCYAVVGSIIIWTISMAECSIVYFMHYYDNSHVHVGGHVHDHIDDHVHDHEHDHNTTEVEDCTYCFDNFNSEQLKVLLPFRLQVCVVLFCVPLVICCFCYINFIRILSRLPNICTKRRRRAIGLALGTMVIFAVCYGPHNVSHVVGFITGESPGWRKHAVLTSTFNTCLNPFIYYFSSSAFRATFRGMFHRLSARLPRREYQGTVKRPAVELEEDTRTQSTNDNLG